The DNA segment tttttttttgtctttttaggactgcaccccacagcatatggaggttcccaggctaggggtccaataggagctatagctgtcggcctatgccacagcagcaacaccagatcctagcagcatctgtgacttacaccacagcttacggcaatgccagatccttaactcactgagcaaggctagggtttgaacctgtgtcctcatgggtactagtcagattcatttctgctgagccaccacgggaactcccagaatgaaaTTTTAAGGATCCATGGGACGGGGTAAGCCTCCCATTGCTGACGGAAACCAAACAGGGGTGGCTGTGAGAGAGTGGCTATGGTAGGGATCTGCCTGGGGGTCCTGGCCAGCCTCGGCCCTGAGgactgccccccccaaccccggcccACAGGCCCCTTCCGGGCTGCCTGCCTGCTCTAGCCAGCTCCCAGGTGAAGAGGCTCTCGGCCTCCAAGCGGAAGCAACACTTCATCAACCAGGCTGTGCGGAACTCAGACCTCGTGCCCAAGGCCAAGGGGCGGAAGAGCCTCCAGCGCCTCGAGAACAGTGAGCAGGGGTCGAGGGGCGCCTCCTGGGGGCTCCTAGGCCTCAGACAAGAGCGGTGTGCATGTTGGCATTATTAGCTGCCCTTACCCTGAGTCTAGCCCTGAGCTGCACGATGAGAGGGATCTCGGGGTGTTGGAGCTGGGGCTTTAAAGGAGGTGTAGGAGTTCATCAAGCCCAGCTAGGGCAAAGTAGGaggagttctggaggctggatggtTTCTGTGCCTTTTGGGAAAGACAGCTGGAGTGTGCTGGAGGGGAGGCTGGTCTGAGCCAGAAAGTAAACGCCTGAAAtagagaggtggggggaggggaggaaagatggTCCTTTGTTCCTCTGGAGCCTTGGGGCCTCAGCCCAGAGACCATTTGTTTCCAACTAGCCCAGTTCCTCCTTACCCTGCTGGAGACAGAAGGAGGCACACCTGGCCTGGAGGATGGGGACCTGGCACCCCCTGCGGCCCCCAGCATCTTCGCAGAGGCCTGCAGCAATGAGACCTACATCGAGGTGGGGCTCCACGTCTCCCCCTGAGCTCTGTGTCCCGTTTCCCAGAGCGCCAACCCCTCCAGAGAGGGAAACCCACCCCAGACCTTCCAGCACCTGTGGTTTATCTGCTTGTCACACTTGGAATTGCTGATGTAATGGGGTGTACTGGGGCCATGTCGATGTCCCCTCCTCCGGCTACAGGTGGGTTGCAGGTGCCTGCATGGACTATTGGCCGGCCCTGTGGCCCACTGTGCCCATGAGGAATATTACCAAGCACCTAGTGGCCCtccatggggaaactgaggctgggaccTCCCCAGTCATTGGCTCAgggcctgcctgcctctcttccAGGTCTGGAACGACTTCATGAACCGCTCTGGGGAGGAGCAGGAGCGGGTTCTCCGCTACCTGGAGGATGAGGGCAAAAGTAAGGCGCGGAGGAGGGGGCCTGGCCGCGGAGAAGACCGGCGGAGAGGTGGGCCAGGGTGTGGGGTGCCAGGGCCCAGAAGTCTGGTGGGGGCCAGACCTACAGTTGTGGGCGGGGCCAGGGCCAGGTGGGAGGAGCCTGGTGTGTGAGGGCAGCGGGGACCTGCTGCTCCCTCCAGCACTGGCCCCAACCCATGGACTCTTGCAGAGGACCCAGCCTACACGCCCCGAGAGTGCTTCCAGCGCATCAGCCGGCGTCTGCGAGCCGTTCTCAAGCGAAGCCGCATCCCCATGGTGAGTACCAGCCCTGGCCTCGTCTCTTTCCACTTGCCTGCTCTTTTTTTGAGGGCCTTTTTTCTCAGCTTTGCAATCGGAGGCAGAGTGAGGGGAGACCAGTAACCCCGTAAACAGAACGTTGTGTAATAGGCACAGGACAGGCTACAGACCAGTGTGATCAGAGTGCAGGACCCAGGGCTGGGCAAGGGCTTTCCTCGagagtgggaggggcaggggcaatGCGGGTGGGTACAGAAGGATGTATAGGAATTCACCAGGCAGAAGGCTCAGGCATTCAAATGTGTGGATATGTCTAAGTGCCTGGTTTCCTTGGAAACAGTTAAGCGGCCTCATGTAGGTGGTCAGAGGCCACATTTGAACCCAGAGCTTTGGGCTCCAGAGGCTGCCATGGGCTTAGGGGGCCTGGACAGCTTGGCCAGGGTCCCACTGTTGGCCTGATCCCTGGGCTCATCTCTCCTGCAGGAAACCCTGGAGACCTGGGAGGAGCGGCTGCTGAGGTTCTTCTCTGTGTCCCCGCAGGCCGTGTACACGGCCATGCTGGACAACAGGTGACTGGGTGGGGTAGGCGCGGTGAGCGCCCATGGTGTCCAGCTCTGGCCACTCACCACCCCTTCCTCTGCAGCTTTGAGAGGCTCCTGCTTCACGCTGTCTGCCAGTACATGGACCTCATCTCAGCCAGTAAGTGCCTGGCGGCCCCCAGGCCCCTAGTTGGCCCATCAGTTCTAAGAACCAAGGCCAGGTGGGGTCAGGCATCTGGGTGAGGAGGGAACTGTGATCACAGAGGTGGCCGTGGGATGCTGTGCTCACTCCTCGCCGGCTCTCCTGCCTGTGGCCCCACCTTGGTGCTGCTGCGGACGAAGATCCTCCATCTCGTCTTCCGGGCTGGGGGGTTGGGGCCCATGTGGGGTGATGACCCTAAGATGAGGGGACCCCAGTGTCAGCAGAGTTCTCATTTATCTGTAGCCCCCTCCACAGGGCCGCCCGTGTGATGTCTGGCAAGTCCACTCCCTCCTTGGGCCTGTGTTCTCCTTTTACAATAGAGGAGGTCTTGGGATACAGCCTcctgatccccccacccccggcagggTTCTCTCAGGCCCTCTGTGTCCCACAGGGTCCTCACTCCCCAAGTCCATCTCTCTGCCTGGAGTTGCTGAGGATATGGTTTCCATGGCAACCCCAGgatggtttctctctctctctccccctctccccccccttccctctccctcttcccccccgccccatgggGGAGGGAGCTGCAGCCCCTATGCCTACTTTGGTTCCTACAGACttggggtggaggggctgggctggggatgttTTCTGCCTGAACTCAGGAGGGGGGCCCTGGCCAgatggggagcaggggagagggaaaagCCTAGGCAGATGCCCCAAGGTGGGCCCAGATTGGGTTGTGCATGGCTCTGGTTCAGATTTGGGCATGAtgagggctggggagagaggttGGTGGGGGGGCCTTGGAGCTTCCCAGTCCCCTCTGAGGACAGGGAGGTAGCAGggagactggggggtgggggagtggggccCCAGTTCAGTCCCCTTGGCCTCCCCCATGTCTGTAGGACACGGGATAAGTAACAGGAGAGGAGGGCACGGCATGCAGACGAGCTGGGTTGGTGCCACACCTGGGACCTGGGGGTCAGGACAGCCAGACCCAAGGCCCGGCTCATGGGCATCTctggcagggagggcagagggcccGGCTGTGCCATAACCCTCGCCTTCTTCCCTTCTTGGCTGTCCCCTCTGCAGGTGCCGACCTGGAGGGCAAGCGGCAGATGAAGGTCAGCAATCGGCACCTGGACTTCCTGCCCCCGGGGCTGCTCTTGTCCGCATACCTGGAACAGCGCAGCTGATGGTGGCCCCGCGGTGCTCCCGCAGCCCCGTCTCCCTGGCGCCAAGACCTCCCATACCACCTGCTGAaatacctttattatttttagaattttcccTTGGAAACATGCTCCTCCCCTTGGGGTCACCCCGTCCCAGCCCATCTTCCCAGATGTGTTGGTGGCTGGGCCTCCCCGAACTCCCCGGCTGGGCCACTTCCATGTCCCTTCCTCAGTCAGCATTTTTGGCCCCTTCTGAGCTTACGCGAGGAGGGAGAGGCtggatttttatcatttttaatgaatttggCGTGATTTgttgtagatttttaaatttcccttttgagaaaaaaaacaaagaacttgcCCCAAGTGATAACTCGAGGGGCTTCATTCCAGTCCTTGCTTGACCCCCTCCCAATATGTGGCATGGGTGGGGGTCTCTGGGGCCCTGTCCCTTGCCCCAGGGGCATTacgtttttttgtgtgtgtgcgtgtgtgtgcgtgtgccaTGTGACCCAGGACAGAGGCTGCGTCTTAGAGCTGGTTTCACCCCCTTTTTTGGACTGTGTGCTGTCTTCCTGGGCATGCTGTGGTGGCCCTTGGGGTCCTGTGTCCCTGAGATACCCCCTACCTTCATACTGGGGGTCTGGGACTTCCAGCCAGAAGCCTCCGCCCTCAGACTGTCTTGTTCCCCTTTCCATGTCCCCTCATGTACCgccccccagcctggctctgggtGTCCTCATGCGGGTCCCCCTGACCTAGCGTGTGAGTGCAGAGCTGGgaggctgcccccgcccccacagccTTGTGTGTGTGGCTAGTTGTGCTTTGGAAAAAGTGGAGAGTTCAATAAATTTCTGGTGCTCTGGTCTCCAGTTGCAGGGTTTTCCTTTGGGGCAGGGCTGGATGCGTGAATGCTCACAGTGCCCTTGGATCCTGGTCATCAAGGGATGCAGGCCTCAGGGTATGAGGCTTGGCACCGAGTGACACCTCATGTAGAGGCAGGTGTGtggggtgtgggaggg comes from the Phacochoerus africanus isolate WHEZ1 chromosome 4, ROS_Pafr_v1, whole genome shotgun sequence genome and includes:
- the R3HDM4 gene encoding R3H domain-containing protein 4 isoform X1 → MVKGIAAISGVAWASSLSQEETKQVAACGGRPLPGCLPALASSQVKRLSASKRKQHFINQAVRNSDLVPKAKGRKSLQRLENTQFLLTLLETEGGTPGLEDGDLAPPAAPSIFAEACSNETYIEVWNDFMNRSGEEQERVLRYLEDEGKSKARRRGPGRGEDRRREDPAYTPRECFQRISRRLRAVLKRSRIPMETLETWEERLLRFFSVSPQAVYTAMLDNSFERLLLHAVCQYMDLISASADLEGKRQMKVSNRHLDFLPPGLLLSAYLEQRS
- the R3HDM4 gene encoding R3H domain-containing protein 4 isoform X2, translating into MVALENPEGGPEVAAAAGVSPGGRRTLPLPGCLPALASSQVKRLSASKRKQHFINQAVRNSDLVPKAKGRKSLQRLENTQFLLTLLETEGGTPGLEDGDLAPPAAPSIFAEACSNETYIEVWNDFMNRSGEEQERVLRYLEDEGKSKARRRGPGRGEDRRREDPAYTPRECFQRISRRLRAVLKRSRIPMETLETWEERLLRFFSVSPQAVYTAMLDNSFERLLLHAVCQYMDLISASADLEGKRQMKVSNRHLDFLPPGLLLSAYLEQRS